Proteins co-encoded in one Leptodactylus fuscus isolate aLepFus1 chromosome 4, aLepFus1.hap2, whole genome shotgun sequence genomic window:
- the OTUD1 gene encoding OTU domain-containing protein 1, which yields MPAFSYLPQAQDSAHTHFRPMCSPERIVPIRLLEPSFGGPGSSMQFSAPHIQKSQEPQPQQSSPPDLHTWLSDMVQQQQQQEEEGARYWRPSTTSSLQLIDQGPRGPADSHQERLALHLAELEKQDKYLREKDRYRFHIIPDGNCLYRAISKAMYGEQSLHSELRERTVHHVADHLDTFTLIIEGDIGEFLINAAQDGAWAGYPELLAMSQMLNVNIHLTTGGRPECPTVSTMVHHLGAEDPTRPSIWLSWLSNGHYDAVFQEPLPNPEYESWSKQNQAQRHRDQELAKSMALSLSKMYIEQNSYS from the coding sequence ATGCCCGCCTTCTCCTACCTCCCCCAGGCGCAGGACAGCGCTCACACCCACTTCAGACCCATGTGCAGCCCGGAGAGGATCGTGCCAATTCGACTCCTCGAGCCAAGCTTTGGGGGGCCGGGGTCCAGCATGCAGTTCTCTGCCCCCCATATCCAGAAGAGCCAGGAGCCGCAGCCTCAGCAGTCCTCTCCTCCAGATCTGCATACATGGTTGAGCGATATGGTgcagcagcaacagcagcaggaggaggagggtgcaAGATACTGGCGCCCCAGCACcacctcctccctgcagctgatcGATCAGGGCCCCCGGGGCCCCGCAGACTCTCACCAGGAGCGCCTGGCCTTGCATCTGGCCGAGCTGGAGAAGCAGGACAAGTATCTCCGGGAGAAGGATCGTTATCGCTTCCACATCATCCCCGACGGGAATTGCCTGTACCGAGCGATCAGCAAGGCCATGTACGGGGAGCAGAGCCTGCACTCGGAGCTCCGGGAGCGCACCGTGCACCATGTGGCCGACCACCTGGACACCTTCACCCTCATCATCGAAGGGGACATCGGGGAGTTCCTGATCAATGCTGCCCAGGATGGAGCCTGGGCTGGCTATCCAGAATTACTGGCCATGAGCCAAATGCTCAATGTGAACATCCACCTGACTACAGGAGGCCGCCCAGAATGCCCCACTGTGTCCACCATGGTCCACCACCTGGGAGCAGAAGACCCCACCAGGCCCAGCATCTGGCTCAGCTGGCTTAGTAATGGCCACTATGATGCAGTATTTCAGGAACCCCTGCCCAACCCGGAATATGAGAGCTGGAGCAAGCAGAACCAGGCCCAGAGACACCGAGACCAAGAACTAGCCAAGTCCATGGCCCTTTCCCTGTCCAAAATGTACATTGAGCAGAACTCTTACTCTTAA